The Terriglobales bacterium genome includes the window GGCAACCGGGAACTGGGAACCGGGAACTAGTAAGGATAGGGCTCGATCTTCCAGCGCTCGAAGACCTTGGCGGCCAGGAAGATGCCGAACAGGTTGGGATCGAGTTCGCCGTCCTTGACGGCGTAGCCCAGGATCTCGAGGGCGCGCTCGGCGGTGACCGCGCGCTTGTAGGGGCGGTCGGCGGCGGCCAGCGCGTCGAAGATGTCGGAGATGGTCATCATGCGCGTCTGCACCGGGATCTCCGGGGCCGAGAGCTTGTAGGGATAGCCGCGCCCGTTCAGCTTCTCGTGGTGGCCGCGGGCGATGGCGGGGATGTTGCGGATCTCCCGCGTCCACGGGATCTGCTTGAGGAAGTTGAAGGAGTGGACCACGTGCGACTCGATCTGCAGGCGCTCGGCGTCGTCCAGCGAGCCCTTGCGGATGGAGAGCAGGCGCACCTCGTCGCCGGAGAGCAGCGGCTTCTCCCCGCCGTCGAAGTCCAGGTAGCTGCGCGCCGCGATGTCGAGCAGCCTCTCGAAGCTGCCCTCGGGCAGCACCGTAGGCTCGTCCGAGCTGAGCACCGTCTGGAAGTAGTCGTCCAGTTGCTTGAGCTGCCGGTTCAGCTTCTCATCGAAGACGGGAAGCTGCTTCAAGTAGTCTTCGCGGCCCTTGGCCAGCACGTACTCCAGGCGCGACTTCAGGGTCTCGCTCTCCAGGGTGCGCTTGACGAAGTGGAAGCGCTGCTGGATGAGCTCCAGTTGCGCCGGGTAGAGCTTCTTGGCCTTGACCAGCACCTCCTCGCGCACCCCCACCTTGCCGAAATCGTGCAGCAGGGAGGCGTAGCGGATCTCCTTCATCTCGGTGCGGGTGAAGTGGACGTCGGCGTAAGGCCCGTCGGGGGCGTGGTCCACCGCCTCGGCCAGCGCCACCGTGAGGTTGGCCACGCGGAAGGAATGGCCGCTGGTGGTAGGATCGCGGGCCTCGATGGCGATGACCGAGGCGCGCACGAAGCCCTCGAACAGCTTCTGGATGGCCTGGTAGAGCTGGCTGTTCTCGAAGGCCACCGCCGCCTGGCTGGCCAGCGAGGTCACGATCTCCTGTTGCCGCTGGCTGAACAGCACCACTTGCTCCACCACCGCCTGGATGGAGTTCAGCTTGCTCTCGCGCGCGCGCTTGGCGTTGATGAGCTGCACCACCCCCACCACCTCGTCCTTCTGGTTGCGCATGGGGACGGCCAGGATGGACTTGGTGCGGTAGCCGGAGTCCTCGTCGAACTTGCGGTTGAAGGTGTAGGGGACGCCCTCGGGCGGATGGTAGGCGTCCTCCAGGTTGACCGCGTCCCCGGTCAGGGCCACGTAGCCGGCGATGGAGTGGTCGCTGATCTCCATGGTGAACTCGCGGAAGGGGACCTCCACCGAGTCGTTCTGGGCCAGCTTGAAGCGCAACTGCTTGCGGGGCTCGGCGTGCTTGAGGGTGAGCGACCCGGTCTCGAACTCCTCCACTGGGCGCGCCGCCTCCGGCTTGGGGGCCTCCTCGATGGGCTCCACCAGGTAGAGCGAGCCCGCGTCGGCGTTGGTGATCTCGCGGCACTTGGTCAGGATCAATTCCAGCAGCTTGCCGGTGTCGTGCTCGGCGGAGAGCGCCGCCCCGATGCGGTTCAGCTCGTTGATCTCGCGGGTGGCCCCGGCCAGCCGCTCGTTCACCTGCTTGCGGCTCAGCAGCAGGTGGATGTGGTCGATGGCGTTGTCCACCATGCGCTCCAGCAGCGGGCTGGGGGTGGTGGTGGGCAGGTAGGCGTAGATGGCGCCGTCCATGCGCGGGTCCTTGAAGCGCGCGTCGGAGAGCGCCAGGATGCGCACGTTGGGGGCGCGTAGCGCGTCGTAGTTCTCGCGCAGCAGCTTTTCCGAGGCGGTGATGACCACCCGCTCCACCTCCCCGGAATGACTCCCCAAGCTCTCGAAGCTGATGCGGCGGTAGCGCTGCACTCCCAGCATGGCGCGCTTGCCGGCTTCGTCGCCCTCGAAGACCACCACCAGGGGCAGCGAGCGCGTGCCGGTCGTGGCGGCGGGAGCGGCCGCGGGCGGCGCGGCGGGCGGCTCAGCATTCCTGGCGGACGCGGTGGTTGGGGTGCTCATAGCCCTGTGGCCGGACATGGTTCTGGGGGAGGCCGGCTCCACCCTCCCACCCTTTCGCGGGAGCGGCGGCCTGCCGGCGAGGGCTAACTCTAGCACAAACCCCTCCGCCGCCGGGACAGGAAACGCCCCCGGGGGACTCCCCGCCCGTGTCAAACTGGTATATACTGCCGCGCCATCGCCTCAGCCTGTGCCTGCGCCGTGGCGGAGCCCGCAAGCGCCTCCGCCCGGCGGCGAGCCCCTTCCCCCGGAGGCCCGGATCGCCCTGGCGCCCGGCGGCCGGCGACGCACTCAGGAGAACATCCCACATGGCCACGCCCTCGTCCCCGAATCCCGGCGCCGGCTCCGCCGCGGCGGCGCCCACGTCCGCTCCGGCCGGCCAAGGTCCGGCGCATTTCCTGC containing:
- a CDS encoding HD domain-containing phosphohydrolase codes for the protein MSTPTTASARNAEPPAAPPAAAPAATTGTRSLPLVVVFEGDEAGKRAMLGVQRYRRISFESLGSHSGEVERVVITASEKLLRENYDALRAPNVRILALSDARFKDPRMDGAIYAYLPTTTPSPLLERMVDNAIDHIHLLLSRKQVNERLAGATREINELNRIGAALSAEHDTGKLLELILTKCREITNADAGSLYLVEPIEEAPKPEAARPVEEFETGSLTLKHAEPRKQLRFKLAQNDSVEVPFREFTMEISDHSIAGYVALTGDAVNLEDAYHPPEGVPYTFNRKFDEDSGYRTKSILAVPMRNQKDEVVGVVQLINAKRARESKLNSIQAVVEQVVLFSQRQQEIVTSLASQAAVAFENSQLYQAIQKLFEGFVRASVIAIEARDPTTSGHSFRVANLTVALAEAVDHAPDGPYADVHFTRTEMKEIRYASLLHDFGKVGVREEVLVKAKKLYPAQLELIQQRFHFVKRTLESETLKSRLEYVLAKGREDYLKQLPVFDEKLNRQLKQLDDYFQTVLSSDEPTVLPEGSFERLLDIAARSYLDFDGGEKPLLSGDEVRLLSIRKGSLDDAERLQIESHVVHSFNFLKQIPWTREIRNIPAIARGHHEKLNGRGYPYKLSAPEIPVQTRMMTISDIFDALAAADRPYKRAVTAERALEILGYAVKDGELDPNLFGIFLAAKVFERWKIEPYPY